One segment of Physeter macrocephalus isolate SW-GA chromosome 3, ASM283717v5, whole genome shotgun sequence DNA contains the following:
- the SPEN gene encoding msx2-interacting protein isoform X3 → MVRETRHLWVGNLPENVREEKIIEHFKRYGRVESVKILPKRGSEGGVAAFVDFVDIKSAQKAHNSVNKMGDRDLRTDYNEPGTIPSAARGLDDTVSIASRSREVSGFRGGGGGPAYGPPPSLHAREGRYERRLDGTDSSSSSSDDSPARSVQSAAVPAPTSQLLSSLEKDEPRKSFGIKVQNLPVRSTDTSLKDGLFHEFKKFGKVTSVQIHGTSEERYGLVFFRQQEDQEKALTASKGKLFFGMQIEVTAWIGPETESENEFRPLDERIDEFHPKATRTLFIGNLEKTTTYHDLRNIFQRFGEIVDIDIKKVNGVPQYAFLQYCDIASVCKAIKKMDGEYLGNNRLKLGFGKSMPTNCVWLDGLSSNVSDQYLTRHFCRYGPVVKVVFDRLKGMALVLYNEIEYAQAAVKETKGRKIGGNKIKVDFANRESQLAFYHCMEKSGQDIRDFYEMLAERREERRGSYDYSQDRTYYENVRTPGTYAEDSRRDYPARGREFYSEWETYQGDYYESRYYDDPREYRDYRNDPYEQDIREYSYRQRERERERERFESDRDRDHERRPIERSQSPVHLRRPQSPGASPSQSERLPSDSERRIYSRSSDRSGSCSSLSPPRYDKLDKPRLERYTKNEKTDKERTFDPERVERERRLIRKEKVEKDKTDKQKRKGKVHSPSSQSSETDQENEREQSPEKSRSSNKLSREKADKEGVAKNRLELMPCVVLTRVKEKEGKVIDHTPLEKLKAKLDNDTVKSSALDQKLQVSQTEPAKSELSKLESVRMKAPKERGLSSHIEVVDKEGRPKPRKHLKPEQTVDGVSAVDLEKLEARKRRFADSNLKAERQKSDVKKSSPEMEDARVLLKKQPDISSRDVILLREGESEKKTVRKEVLKREPKKIKLDRLNAVPSPKECQELAGISAGTASRPGSDLQARLREAAGESVGNQEIQSNKPTPSKPPLKQLELLDDQGPEREDNRKNYCSLRDEPLECKSGQDKPHSVNTEEKIGIDIDHTQSYRKQMEQSRRKQQMEMEIAKSEKFGSPKKDVDEYERRSLVHEVGKPPQDVTDDSPPSKKKRMDHVDFDICTKRERNYRSSRQISEDSERTGGSPSIRHGSFHEDDDPVGSPRVMSIKGSPKVDEKGLPYSNITVREESLKFNPYDSSRREQMADMAKIKLSVLNPEDELNRWDSQMKQDASRFDVSFPNSIIKRDSLRKRSVRDLEPGEVPSDSDEDGEHKSHSPRASALFESSRLSFLLRDREDKLRERDERLSSSLERNKFYSFALDKTITPDTKALLERAKSLSSSREENWSFLDWDSRFANFRNNKDKEKVDSAPRPIPSWYMKKKKIRTDSEGKMDDKKDDHKEEEQERQELFASRFLHSSIFEQDSKRLQHLERKDEESDFVSGRLYGRQTSDGVNSTTDLIQEPVVLFHSRFMELTRMQQKEKEKDQKPKEAEKQEDTEDHPKTPESASENTESELKTPPSTGPPGVTAVAPESAAASLEKTAGEKTGELPSVTEEKTTEPASVSEEAKPVSDLTPIAVEQPEQVDLPPGVDTRKDVAETPLVVEESSSVDQLPYLDAKPPTPGASFSQVEISVDPEPDGTQTLSKPTQKPEEADEPKVEKPDSAANVEPNASQKAEDVHEVPPPATEGVEVDPPVTAKDKKPNKSKRSKTPIQAAAASIVEKPVTRKSERIDREKLKRSSSPRGEAQKLLELKMEAEKITRAASKNSSMDPEHPEPSLPLSRTRRRNVRSVYATMGDHESRSPVKEPVEQPRVTRKRLERELQEAAVVPTTPRRGRPPKTRRRADEDDETEAKEPVETVKPAEGWRSPRSQKVAAGVQQGKKGKNEPKVDAERPEATTEVSPQLNVKESNTKSKTDKEEAGSEQKRDRKEMSTDKNPPETPPVEVVEKKTAPEKNSKSKRGRSRNSRSAVDKSANLRNVEATVSPSVAAGPSGLPAEAAATVVAVSPEKSESPQEEGSLSLRLNSEPADLDKEPEKEDGSASKPSPEANQLAKQMELEQAVENIEKLAETSTPTAFKAAAADAPEGLSTEDRDKPAHQASETELAAAIGSIINDISGEPENFPAPPPYPTESQTDLQSPEEGMEPETDEAVSGILETEAATESSRPPGSAPDPSAGPADTKEARENSSETSHPVPEVKGSKEAEVTLARKDKGRQKTTRSRRKRNTNKKTGGATETHVSEPDQVQSKSPATSEGATIQPPETPQEEKQSDKPQSTPPESCASDPSKTTSQGNLSQESSVEEKTPTKASALPDLPPASQPAPVDDEPRARFKVHSIIESDPVTPPSDSSMPTPPIPSVTIAKLPPPVAAGGIPHQSPPTKVTEWITRQEEPRAQSTPSPALPPDTKASDVDTSSSTLRKILMDPKYVSATGVTSTSVTTAIAEPVSAAPCLHEALPPPVESKKPLLEEKAAAPVTNTSDTQASEVPVATDKEKVTPVIAPKITSVISRMPVSIDLENSQKITLAKPAPQTLTGLVSALTGLVNVSLVPVNALAGPVNALKGPVKGSVATLKGLVNTPAGPVNVLKGPVNVLTGPVNVLTAPVNAATGTVNTAAGAVTVSAGAVTAASGVVTAATTGAVTVAGAVIAPSAKCRQRSGTNDNSRFHPGSMSVIDDRPADTGSGAGLRVNTSEGVVLLSYSGQKTEGPQRISAKISQIPPASAMDIEFQQSVSKSQAKPDSVTPSQPPPKGPQAPSGYANVATHSTLVLTAQTYNASPVISSVKADRPSLEKPEPIHLSVSTPVTQGGTVKVLTQGINTPPVLVHNQLVLTPSIVTTNKKLADPVTLKIETKVLQPANLGSTLTPHHPPALPSKLPAEVNHVTSGPSTPTDRTVSHLAATKPDVHSPRPSGPAPSPFPRACHPSSTTSAALSTNATVMLAAGIPVPQFISSIHPEQSVIMPPHSITQTVSLSHLSQGEVRMNTPTLPSITYSIRPETLHSPRAPLQPQQIEVRAPQRAGTPQPAAAGVPALASQHPPEEEVHYHLPVARAAAPVQSEVLVMQSEYRLHPYTVPRDVRIMVHPHVTAVSEQPRAADGVVKVPPASKAPQQPGKEAAKVADAKAAPAAAPAPHGEARILTVTPSNQLQGLPLTPPVVVTHGVQIVHSSGELFQEYRYGDIRTYHGPAQLAHAQFPAAASIGLPSRTKGPAQGLPPEGEPSQPLQPAQSIQPAQSTQPSQLSQPGQPPSSKMPPVSQEAKGTQTGVEQPRLPNVPGNRPAEPHAQVHRAQAETSQTSYPSPVSVSMKPDLPAPLPAQAAPKQPLFVPTSSGPSPPPGLALPHTETQAAPKQDSSPHLTSQRPVDMVQLLKKYPIVWQGLLALKNDTAAVQLHFVSGNNVLAHRSLPLSEGGPPLRIAQRMRLEASQLEGVARRMTVETDYCLLLALPCGRDQEDVVSQTESLKAAFITYLQAKQAAGIINVPNPGSNQPAYVLQIFPPCEFSESHLSRLAPDLLASISNISPHLMIVIASV, encoded by the exons ATACAAGCCTCAAAGATGGCCTTTTCCATGAATTTAAGAAATTTGGAAAGGTGACTTCAGTGCAGATACACGGAACTTCAGAAGAGAGGTATGGTCTGGTATTCTTTCGGCAGCAGGAGGACCAAGAAAAAGCATTGACTGCAtcaaaaggaaaacttttctttGGCATGCAGATTGAAGTAACAGCATGGATAGGGCCAG aaacagaaagtgaaaatgaatttCGCCCTTTGGATGAAAGGATAGATGAATTTCACCCCAAAGCAACAAGAACCCTCTTTATTGGTAACCTTGAAAAAACCACTACTTATCATGATCTTCGCAACATCTTCCAGCGCTTTGGAGAAATTgtg GATATTGATATTAAGAAAGTAAATGGAGTTCCTCAGTATGCGTTCTTGCAATACTGTGATATTGCCAGCGTTTGTAAGGCTATTAAGAAGATGGATGGGGAATACCTTGGAAATAATCGTCTCAAG CTGGGTTTTGGAAAGAGCATGCCTACAAACTGTGTGTGGTTAGATGGGCTTTCTTCAAACGTATCGGATCAATATTTAACACGACATTTCTGCCGATATGGGCCTGTGGTGAAG GTGGTGTTTGACCGCTTAAAAGGCATGGCCCTGGTTCTCTACAATGAAATTGAATATGCACAAGCAGCTGTAAAAGAGACCAAGGGGAGGAAAATCGGTGGGAATAAAATTAAG gtggattTTGCAAATCGGGAAAGTCAGCTGGCATTTTATCACTGTATGGAAAAATCTGGTCAAGATATCAGAGACTTTTATGAAATGTTAGCAGAAAGAAG AGAAGAACGAAGGGGATCATATGACTATAGCCAAGATCGTACATATTATGAGAATGTTCGTACTCCAGGCACATATGCTGAGGATTCCAGACGGGACTACCCAGCTCGAGGGAGAGAATTTTATTCAGAATGGGAAACTTACCAAGGAGACTACTATGAATCACGATATTACGATGATCCCCGGGAATACAGGGATTACAGAAATGATCCTTATGAACAAGATATTCGGGAATACAGTTACAGGCAAAGGGAACGAGAAAGAGAACGTGAAAGATTTGAGTCTGACCGGGACAGAGACCATGAGAGGAGGCCGATTGAACGCAGTCAGAGTCCAGTTCACTTGCGACGCCCACAGAGTCCCGGAGCATCACCCTCACAGTCAGAGAGATTGCCTAGTGATTCCGAGAGGAGGATTTACAGCCGATCCTCAGACCGGAGTGGAAGCTGTAGCTCACTTTCCCCTCCAAGATACGATAAACTTGACAAACCTCGATTGGAACGctatacaaaaaatgaaaagacagataaAGAACGAACTTTTGATCCTGAGAGAGTGGAAAGAGAGAGACGTTTAATAAGGAAGGAAAAGGTGGAGAAGGACAAAACTGACAAGCAGAAACGGAAAGGAAAAGTTCATTCCCCTAGTTCTCAGTCTTCAGAAACAGaccaagaaaatgagagagaacaaAGCCCTGAAAAATCAAGGAGTTCTAATAAACTGAGCAGAGAGAAAGCTGACAAAGAAGGAGTAGCAAAAAACCGCTTGGAACTCATGCCTTGTGTGGTTTTGACTCgagtgaaagaaaaagaggggaaggTTATTGACCACACTCCTTTGGAAAAGCTGAAAGCCAAGCTTGATAATGACACTGTCAAGTCTTCTGCCTTAGATCAGAAACTTCAGGTCTCTCAGACAGAGCCTGCAAAATCTGAGTTGTCTAAACTAGAATCTGTTAGAATGAAAGCGCCAAAGGAAAGGGGGCTTTCAAGCCACATAGAAGTGGTAGATAAGGAAGGCAGGCCTAAACCCAGGAAGCACCTAAAACCAGAGCAAACTGTTGATGGGGTAAGTGCTGTGGATCTGGAGAAGCTGGAAGCGAGGAAAAGGCGTTTTGCAGATTCCAATTTGAAAGCAGAAAGGCAAAAATCAGATGTTAAGAAAAGTAGCCCAGAGATGGAAGATGCTCGGGTGCTTTTAAAGAAACAGCCTGACATATCATCTAGAGATGTCATTCTACTGAGGGAAGGAGAGTCTGAAAAAAAGACGGTGAGGAAAGAAGTTCTTAAAAGAGAacctaaaaaaatcaaactagaCAGACTTAATGCCGTTCCCAGCCCCAAAGAGTGTCAGGAGCTTGCCGGCATTTCTGCTGGGACTGCGTCAAGGCCCGGCTCAGACCTGCAAGCGAGGCTGAGAGAAGCAGCAGGTGAGTCTGTGGGAAATCAAGAAATCCAGTCAAACAAACCCACTCCTTCAAAACCACCACTCAAACAGCTGGAGCTGTTAGATGATCAAGGACCAGAGAGAGAAGATAATAGGAAAAACTATTGCAGTCTTCGTGATGAACCACTTGAATGTAAATCAGGCCAAGATAAACCACATTCAGTAAATACCGAAGAAAAAATTGGCATTGATATTGATCACACGCAGAGTTACCGAAAACAAATGGAGCAGAGTCGTAGAAAACAGCAGATGGAGATGGAAATAGCCAAGTCCGAAAAGTTTGGCAGTCCTAAAAAAGATGTGGATGAATATGAAAGACGTAGTCTTGTTCACGAGGTCGGCAAACCCCCTCAGGATGTCACTGACGACTCTCCTCccagcaaaaagaaaaggatggaCCATGTTGATTTTGACATCTGCACCAAGAGGGAACGGAACTACAGAAGTTCACGCCAAATCAGTGAAGATTCTGAAAGGACTGGTGGTTCCCCCAGTATCCGACATGGTTCCTTCCATGAGGACGATGACCCTGTTGGTTCCCCTAGGGTAATGTCAATAAAAGGGTCTCCTAAAGTAGATGAAAAAGGTCTCCCCTATTCTAATATAACAGTCAGAGAAGAGTCCTTAAAATTTAATCCTTATGATTCTAGCAGGAGAGAACAGATGGCAGACATGGCCAAAATAAAGCTATCTGTCTTGAATCCTGAAGATGAACTAAATCGGTGGGACTCTCAGATGAAACAAGATGCCAGCAGGTTTGATGTGAGTTTCCCAAACAGCATAATTAAGAGAGACAGCCTTCGAAAGAGGTCTGTACGTGACTTGGAACCTGGTGAGGTGCCTTCTGATTCTGATGAAGATGGTGAACACAAATCTCACTCACCCAGAGCCTCTGCATTATTTGAAAGTTCTCGattgtcttttttattgaggGACAGAGAAGACAAACTACGTGAGAGAGATGAAAGACTCTCCAGTTCTTTAGAAAGGAACAAATTCTATTCTTTTGCATTGGATAAGACAATCACACCAGACACTAAGGCTTTGCTTGAAAGAGCTAAATCCCTGTCTTCATCTCGAGAAGAAAATTGGTCTTTTCTTGATTGGGACTCCCGATTCGCTAATTTTCGAAacaacaaagataaagaaaaggttGACTCTGCTCCAAGACCTATTCCATCCTGgtacatgaaaaagaagaaaattcggACTGATTCAGAAGGGAAAATGGATGATAAGAAAGATGACCATAAAGAAGAAGAACAGGAAAGGCAAGAATTATTTGCTTCTCGTTTTTTACACAGCTCAATCTTTGAACAAGATTCCAAGCGATTGCAGCATCtagagagaaaagatgaagaatCTGACTTCGTTTCTGGCAGGTTATATGGGAGGCAGACATCTGATGGTGTGAATAGCACAACTGATTTGATTCAAGAGCCAGTAGTTCTTTTCCATAGCAGATTTATGGAACTCACACGaatgcaacagaaagaaaaagaaaaagaccaaaaacccaaagAGGCCGAGAAACAGGAGGATACAGAGGATCACCCCAAGACCCCAGAATCTGCTTCTGAAAATACAGAGTCAGAACTGAAAACTCCACCTTCGACTGGGCCTCCTGGTGTCACAGCTGTAGCTCCAGAGTCTGCAGCAGCATCACTGGAGAAGACAGCTGGTGAAAAAACAGGAGAGCTGCCTTCGGTGACAGAAGAGAAGACCACTGAGCCAGCCTCTGTCTCAGAAGAAGCAAAACCTGTATCTGATCTGACTCCCATCGCTGTGGAACAACCTGAACAAGTAGACTTGCCCCCAGGAGTGGACACCAGGAAAGACGTTGCTGAGACTCCTTTAGTTGTTGAAGAAAGTTCATCAGTCGATCAGCTGCCTTATTTGGATGCCAAGCCTCCAACTCCTGGGGCCTCATTTTCCCAGGTAGAGATCAGTGTAGATCCAGAGCCTGACGGTACCCAGACACTTTCAAAACCGACTCAGAAGCCTGAGGAAGCCGATGAGCCAAAAGTGGAGAAGCCAGACTCAGCTGCTAACGTCGAACCTAATGCAAGTCAAAAAGCTGAAGATGTTCACGAGGTCCCGCCTCCAGCTACTGAAGGTGTAGAGGTTGATCCTCCAGTTACTGCAAAAGATAAAAAGCCGAACAAAAGTAAACGTTCCAAGACCCCCATTCAGGCAGCTGCAGCAAGTATCGTGGAGAAGCCTGTCACAAGGAAGAGTGAGAGGATAGACCGGGAAAAGCTCAAGCGGTCCAGTTCTCCTCGGGGAGAAGCACAGAAGCTTTTAGAattgaagatggaggcagagaagaTTACAAGGGCTGCCTCTAAAAACTCATCCATGGACCCTGAACACCCTGAGCCAAGCTTGCCCCTCAGCCGAACTAGGCGCCGGAATGTAAGGAGTGTCTACGCGACCATGGGTGACCATGAGAGCCGCTCTCCAGTCAAGGAGCCCGTTGAGCAACCACGAGTGACCAGGAAGAGACTGGAGCGGGAGCTTCAGGAGGCCGCAGTGGTTCCTACAACCCCTAGGAGGGGGAGGCCTCCAAAAACACGCCGTCGAGCTGATGAAGATGATGAGACCGAGGCAAAAGAGCCAGTGGAGACAGTCAAACCAGCTGAGGGATGGAGATCCCCGCGATCCCAAAAAGTAGCTGCTGGTGTCCAacaagggaaaaaggggaaaaacgAACCAAAAGTTGATGCCGAACGTCCTGAGGCCACCACTGAGGTGAGTCCCCAATTAAACGTGAAAGAAAGTAACACAAAATCCAAGACTGATAAAGAAGAAGCAGGAAGCGAACAAAAACGTGATAGAAAAGAAATGAGCACAGACAAAAATCCACCCGAAACGCCCCCAGTTGAGGTGGTGGAGAAAAAAACAGCCCCTGAGAAAAACTCCAAGTCCAAGAGAGGAAGATCTCGAAACTCTAGATCAGCAGTGGACAAATCTGCAAATCTGAGAAACGTGGAAGCCACTGTAAGTCCCAGCGTGGCTGCAGGCCCTTCGGGACTGCCAGCGGAGGCGGCGGCTACGGTCGTGGCAGTTTCCCCTGAGAAGAGCGAGAGTCCCCAAGAGGAGGGTAGTTTATCGTTGCGTTTGAACAGTGAGCCAGCTGATCTGGACAAGGAACCAGAGAAGGAAGATGGGTCTGCCTCTAAGCCGTCCCCAGAAGCAAATCAGTTAGCCAAGCAGATGGAGCTGGAACAGGCCGTGGAGAACATCGAGAAGCTCGCGGAAACCTCCACCCCCACGGCTTTCAAGGCGGCAGCTGCAGATGCCCCAGAGGGCCTCTCCACGGAGGACCGGGACAAGCCCGCACACCAAGCCAGCGAAACAGAGCTGGCTGCGGCCATCGGTTCCATCATCAATGACATTTCTGGGGAGCCAGAAAActtcccagcacctccacctTACCCTACAGAGTCTCAGACAGATCTGCAGTCTCCTGAGGAAGGAATGGAGCCTGAGACCGATGAGGCTGTGTCTGGCATCTTGGAGACTGAGGCTGCTACAGAATCTTCCAGGCCACCAGGCAGTGCACCTGACCCCTCAGCAGGCCCGGCAGATACCAAGGAAGCCAGAGAGAACAGCAGCGAAACCTCCCACCCAGTGCCGGAAGTCAAAGGATCAAAAGAAGCAGAAGTTACTCTTGCTCGGAAAGACAAAGGGCGCCAGAAGACCACTCGATCACGCCGCAAACGGaatacaaacaagaaaactggGGGCGCGACAGAGACCCATGTCTCTGAACCTGACCAAGTTCAAAGCAAGAGCCCTGCTACAAGTGAGGGGGCCACGATACAGCCCCCAGAAACTCcacaggaagaaaagcagagtgACAAGCCCCAGTCCACTCCCCCTGAGTCATGTGCTTCTGACCCAAGCAAGACTACATCCCAGGGAAATTTGTCGCAAGAAAGCAGTGTTGAAGAAAAGACTCCAACCAAAGCATCTGCGCTCCCAGACCTTCCCCCGGCCTCACAGCCAGCCCCCGTGGATGACGAGCCTCGAGCCAGATTCAAGGTGCATTCCATCATTGAAAGTGACCCGGTGACCCCGCCCAGTGACTCAAGCATGCCCACCCCCCCAATACCTTCTGTAACGATAGCAAAGCTCCCACCCCCTGTCGCTGCTGGGGGGATCCCACACCAGAGTCCCCCGACGAAGGTGACAGAGTGGATCACGAGGCAGGAGGAGCCACGGGCGCAATCCACCCCATCTCCGGCCCTTCCCCCAGACACGAAGGCCTCTGACGTAGACACCAGCTCCAGTACGCTGAGGAAGATCCTCATGGACCCTAAATACGTATCTGCCACGGGCGTCACTTCCACGAGTGTCACAACTGCCATTGCAGAGCCTGTCAGTGCTGCCCCTTGCCTGCATGAGGCACTGCCCCCTCCGGTTGAATCTAAAAAGCctcttttagaagaaaaagcaGCAGCTCCAGTAACTAACACCTCCGACACACAGGCCTCAGAGGTTCCAGTAGCCACTGACAAAGAAAAGGTGACTCCAGTCATTGCTCCAAAAATTACTTCTGTTATTAGCCGGATGCCTGTCAGCATTGATTTGGAGAATTCACAAAAGATAACTCTGGCGAAACCAGCTCCTCAGACCCTGACTGGCCTGGTGAGCGCCCTGACCGGCCTGGTGAATGTCTCCTTGGTTCCAGTGAATGCGCTGGCCGGCCCAGTGAATGCCCTGAAAGGCCCTGTGAAGGGCTCAGTGGCCACGCTGAAAGGCTTGGTGAACACTCCCGCTGGCCCCGTGAACGTCCTAAAGGGACCAGTGAATGTTCTGACGGGGCCCGTGAATGTTCTCACGGCTCCAGTGAACGCCGCCACGGGCACAGTGAACACTGCCGCGGGTGCAGTGACAGTTTCCGCGGGTGCGGTGACTGCTGCATCTGGGGTTGTGACTGCCGCGACAACAGGTGCAGTGACTGTGGCAGGTGCAGTGATTGCACCATCCGCAAAGTGCCGACAGAGATCCGGCACTAATGACAACAGTCGGTTCCACCCAGGGTCTATGTCTGTGATTGACGACCGTCCGGCAGACACGGGCTCTGGCGCTGGGCTGCGTGTGAACACTTCAGAAGGGGTTGTGCTGCTGAGCTATTCGGGGCAGAAGACAGAAGGCCCACAGCGGATCAGTGCCAAGATTAGCCAGATCCCCCCGGCAAGTGCGATGGACATTGAGTTTCAGCAGTCGGTGTCCAAGTCCCAGGCCAAACCCGATTCTGTCACGCCATCTCAGCCTCCGCCCAAAGGCCCTCAAGCTCCTTCAGGCTATGCAAACGTGGCCACCCATTCTACTCTGGTACTAACTGCCCAGACCTATAACGCATCTCCTGTGATTTCATCGGTTAAGGCTGACCGTCCGTCCTTGGAGAAGCCTGAGCCCATTCATCTCTCTGTGTCCACACCCGTCACCCAGGGTGGCACAGTAAAGGTCCTCACCCAGGGCATAAACACACCCCCGGTGCTGGTTCACAACCAGCTGGTCCTCACCCCAAGCATAGTCACCACTAACAAAAAGCTTGCTGACCCCGTCACCCTCAAAATAGAGACCAAGGTCCTTCAGCCAGCAAACCTGGGGTCCACTCTTACACCCCACCACCCTCCTGCTCTGCCCAGCAAACTGCCTGCAGAAGTGAACCACGTCACCTCGGGGCCCAGCACCCCGACAGATCGGACTGTCTCCCATTTGGCAGCCACCAAGCCAGATGTGCATTCCCCTCGACCTAGCGGGCCGGCTCCGTCCCCATTCCCGAGGGCATGCCACCCCAGTAGCACCACGTCCGCCGCGCTCTCCACTAATGCCACGGTCATGCTGGCTGCGGGCATTCCTGTGCCGCAGTTCATCTCTAGCATCCACCCAGAGCAGTCCGTCATCATGCCACCCCACAGCATCACCCAGACCGTGTCGCTCAGCCACCTGTCACAGGGCGAGGTGAGGATGAACACACCCACATTGCCCAGCATCACCTACAGCATCCGGCCAGAGACGCTTCACTCTCCTCGGGCCCCTCTGCAGCCCCAGCAAATAGAGGTGCGGGCCCCGCAGCGCGCGGGCACCCCACAGCCAGCCGCAGCTGGTGTGCCCGCCCTGGCCTCCCAGCACCCTCCAGAGGAAGAAGTGCATTATCACCTCCCCGTTGCTCGAGCCGCAGCCCCTGTGCAGTCGGAGGTGCTGGTCATGCAGTCTGAGTACCGACTACACCCGTACACTGTGCCCCGGGATGTGAGGATCATGGTGCATCCTCACGTGACGGCCGTCAGCGAGCAGCCCCGGGCAGCGGACGGGGTGGTGAAAGTGCCACCAGCCAGCAAGGCCCCTCAGCAACCAGGGAAAGAAGCCGCCAAGGTGGCAGATGCCAaagccgcccccgccgccgcccccgccccccacggtGAGGCCCGCATCCTCACCGTCACGCCCAGCAACCAGCTGCAGGGGCTGCCTCTGACCCCGCCCGTGGTGGTGACCCACGGGGTGCAGATCGTGCACTCCAGCGGGGAGCTCTTTCAGGAGTACAGGTACGGGGACATCCGCACCTACCACGGCCCGGCTCAGCTCGCGCACGCGCAGTTTCCTGCTGCTGCCTCCATTGGCCTGCCTTCCCGGACCAAGGGTCCTGCTCAG GGCCTTCCTCCTGAAGGCGAGCCCTCACAGCCTCTGCAGCCTGCGCAGTCCATACAGCCAGCCCAGTCCACGCAGCCCTCCCAGCTCAGCCAGCCAGGCCAGCCACCAAGCAGCAAGATGCCTCCAGTCTCCCAGGAGGCAAAGGGCACCCAGACAGGAGTAGAGCAGCCGCGCCTCCCAAACGTACCTGGAAACAGGCCGGCTGAGCCTCATGCCCAGGTCCACAGGGCGCAGGCGGAAACAAGCCAGACCTCCTATCCCTCCCCTGTGTCTGTCTCGATGAAGCCTGACCTCCCGGCCCCTCTTCCTGCTCAGGCTGCCCCAAAGCAGCCGTTGTTTGTCCCTACAtcctcaggccccagccccccTCCAGGACTGGCTCTGCCACATACTGAAACCCAGGCCGCCCCCAAACAAGATTCCTCTCCACATTTGACTTCCCAGAGACCTGTGGATATGGTCCAGCTTCTGAAG AAGTACCCCATCGTGTGGCAGGGCCTACTGGCCCTCAAGAACGACACAGCTGCTGTGCAGCTCCACTTCGTCTCTGGCAACAATGTCCTGGCCCATCGGTCCCTGCCGCTCTCTGAAGGAGGGCCCCCCCTGAGGATCGCCCAGAGGATGCGGCTGGAGGCCTCACAGCTGGAGGGGGTTGCCCGAAGGATGACG GTGGAGACAGATTACTGTCTGCTGCTGGCTCTGCCCTGTGGCCGTGACCAAGAGGATGTCGTGAGCCAGACCGAGTCCCTCAAGGCTGCCTTCATCACATATCTGCAGGCCAAGCAGGCGGCAGGCATCATCAACGTTCCCAACCCTGGCTCCAATCAG cccgcCTATGTGCTGCAGATCTTCCCGCCCTGCGAGTTCTCTGAGAGTCACCTGTCCCGTCTGGCCCCCGACCTCCTGGCCAGCATCTCCAACATCTCTCCCCACCTCATGATCGTCATTGCCTCTGTGTGA